Genomic window (Deinococcus carri):
CGCAAGGTTGCCGTCACCGTTCGCTGGCCCGGTGCCAGAATCGCCCCGATCAGCAGCAGTTGAACCTGGGGCCAGACACGCCTCGAAAACACGGGTGTGAAAGCACCGATGATCAACGTGAACCACGAAGGCAACGACATACTGTTGACTCTGACAGGCCGCCCGGTTCTCGGGCGGCCTGTCAATGGACAAAGTCGAGCTTACTGGATGTTCGACGGTTACACGTCCGACACCTTGTTTCTGCGTCTGCCCCGTTCCCCCAGCCTTGGTGACCTCGATCTGGTGGTGACCTTCGACCTCGACCTGCGTCCGGAGAGCGTGCAGGTCAGCGTTCGCAGCGCCTCCAAGCCGGTCATTGACCTGTTCCGGCGTTTCACTGCTCAACTGAGCCTGCTGCTGCCCCTGGAGTGCTGATGAAGCCACTGGTCTGCCTGCTGTCGCTGCTGTTTTGTACTTCTGCCGCTGCCGCTACGGCGAAAATTGACTGCTCGACGCTCGTTGTCGAGCCTTACTGGGCCATGTCCTACAGCAGTGTGGAGGATTTCCCCAATCCGGTGCAGAAGTTCAGGGTCGATTTCTTCGACATCAAGAAGCCCTTCGATTTCAATAATTGCGGAATCGTTGTTCATGCCGATCCCAAGGAATTCAGGATCAAGGCGAAAAGTACCGACACCCTTCTGACTGTCATGAGGCAGATAAGCAGTTGGGAGTTTGACATCCTGGGCGTCACTACCGTCGCTGGAAAGACAAAACATCCGTATGCCGCCGTTCTGAGAATTGGTCTGCCCAACATCGCCAATAAAAAGGTGTCCATCACTGCCTATCCCAAAGGGACATACTTACCCAAGGACGCGCTGATGGCTGTCCGGGCGGATGGCGGCAAACTGTTGCCGGTGATCTATAACGGTACGTTCCGAGATGTCGGTGTCGATCCCAAGGTTAAGACCCTGGAATTTTACATCAAGGTGGGCAAGCCTCTTCTATGGGAGGGGATGTGTTTCAATGTCGGTAGCAGTGAAATGATCTTTTACAGGAAGATGTCCTTTCCATCGCGGTAGTCGGTTGCCCATTTCAGGCTTTCCGCAAAGCAAGGACCTTCGATGACACAGCACTACAACCGTGTATACCAACATTTTCTGGGTCTGACGGACGACGGTCCTCCTTTCCAACGCCCCGACCGTCCACCTCACACCGTCCATTTGCTCGATGGCCCGCGCACCTCCGTGCGTCATCAGGTCGAGGTGCCTGGCAGATACCGCAGCGGCCCCTTGTTTGGACGCTGGGTGGGCGAGCAGATGGTCGTCAGCCATATGACGGTGGCCTCCCCCTGCGGACTGATCACCGGGGACGACGTACCTTTTGCGCTGCACGCCGACTACCTGCTGGGCTGGATGGATGCCTTGCGGTCCTTCGACTGGTCCATCGACTGGATAGGGCACTGGTTGATGACGCCAGACCGGTCCATGCCCGACCATGACGACCAACTCCGCCTCTTGCGGCAGGCTGCCGGTCTGGGTGGGTCTGGTGACTGCCGACCTCCCCGTTGTTTTCTTCGGCTGGAGGCGTTTCGACCTTCAGGCAGAGGCATTTACCTACACGCCCAGTCTCGGGGCGACTCCCGTCGTCGTGGAGTTTTAGGACTCCGACCGGAGGACGCCCTGCATGCGCGGGCCTGGCCCGCCATGCCGCCGATGAAGACAGTTCTCGCGCTGGATTGACATTAGCATCTCGGCATGGTTTTCCCCCTGCGCCTGGACCGGGGCACGCTGGTGATGCGCGAGGTGCCTCCAGCGCTGGAGGCCCTCTTCGTGTGGGATGCACGCAGCCAGTCGTACCGCGCCCCCGGCATGCGCTACCGCGAGATCATGGAGACGGCACGGGCCGCGAATCTGGGCCTGCGCGACGAGGCGGCGGCCTTCTCGAAGCTCGATCTCAGCTTCTCACGCGACATCGAGCCGTACCGCCACCAGAAGGAGGGTCTGGCCGCCTGGAAGCGGGCCAGTCGCCGGGGAGTGGTGGTGTTGCCAACCGGAGGTGGGAAAACGCTGGTCGCGCAGCTCGCTATGCGGGACACGCCCAGGAGTACCCTCATCTGCGTGCCGACGCTGGACCTGCTGCACCAGTGGTATGCCGGTCTGCTCGCGGCCTTCCCCGACGCCAACGTGGGTGTGTTGGGGGGCGGGAGCAAGGACGACACGCCGGTCCTGGTCAGCACCTATGACTCAGCCGCCATCTATGCCGAGGACCTGGCCGGGCGGTACGGGCTGCTGATCTGTGACGAGTGCCATCACCTGCCCGCCCCCTTCAAGCGGGCCATCGCGGAGATGAGCCTGGCTCCTTACCGCCTGGGCCTCTCGGCCACCCTGGGGCGCAGTGACGGGCGGGAAGCGGACCTGGACGAGCTGCTGGGGCCGGTCGTGTACACGGCACAGCCCGAAGATTTAGCGGGGCAGAGCCTGGCGGCGTACCGCGAGGTCATCATCCGCGTGCGCCTCAGCCAGCACGAGCAGCAGCGCTACGACGAGTGCATCCGGCTCAGGAACGATTTCCTGCGGCGCTCCGGGATCAAGTTGGGGAGTCTCGACGGCTGGCGGCAATTCATCCTGTCCAGCGGCACCCCGCAGGGCCGCGCGGCGATGCTGGCCCACCGGGAGGCGCGCGGCCTCGCCTATGGGACGGAAGGCAAATTAAGTGTACTGGAGGAGATTTTTGCCAACCACCCCGCCGAGCGTACGCTGGTCTTCAGCGACGACAACGCCACCGCGTACCGCGTCGGTCAGGCGTTCCTGGTACCGGTGATTACCCATCAGACACCGGTGAAGGAGCGCCACAAGCTGCTGGAGCGGTTCAGGGACGGCACCTACCGCGTGCTGGCGACCAGCCGGGTGCTGAACGAGGGTGTGGATGTGCCTGAGGCATCCGTCGCGGTCGTTCTCTCCGGCACCGCCACCGAACGCGAGTACATTCAGCGGCTGGGGCGGATTCTCAGGAAGGCGCAGGACAAGAAAGCGGTGCTGTACGAGATCATCACCGAGGGCACCAGCGAGGAGCGGGTCAGTCAGCAGCGCCGGGGTCAGTGGCAGCCGGGACAGCGGGTGGAAACCTCTGTGTGGGAGGACCTGAATGCTCCCCACTGAACTGCTGATGTTCCGGGTGAAGGCGGACGTGGTCGAGCCGAAGCGCCTCAAACCCACGACGAATAACCTCAAGCTCGCGGAGACGCTGATCCGCACCTCCGAGGACAACGTGGGGAAGCGGCGGGCCGACCTCGATGAGGATCTCCGAGCGCTGGAGGCCGGGCGGCCCGACTTCAAGGTGGTCCGGGGGTTGGCGCACCTGCTGGTGAACGGGTCCAGCACCTTAGCCTACCGGAGTTAACTTGCCAGAACTGGGGAACATGACGGGAAACGCGGGGGAGCGGCCTCCACTCCGGTCAGGCAGGATCACTTCACAGCAACAGTCACCAGACCGCCCGCCTCCATGCCCAGGCTAATTTCGCGCCCGTGATACCCACCCTCGTCACGCACCACATAGGCGTTCGGTGCCACCTTTCGAACCACCGGAAGCTTGACGTCCAGCCCCTCGAACGCATCACTCAATGTGGGCTGATAGGTGAAGGTCGGTTTGGCGTTGAGTGAACGGAAGGTGTTCACGTCTCCACCAAAATAGAAGGCTGCCAACGCATCGCCGAACTCCGCCTCGGTCCAGCCCGTTCGGGCACACAACACGCCTGGTTCTGGCTTCTTGCAGGGCAGGATCTTCCCTGGCACAGCGCGCAGGGCAGGGTTCTGACTCAGCAGCAGGCGGTAGAGAAAATGCTTGGCGACTCCATCGGCATCCAACCGGGTGTACTCCGTCGTGCCTCTGAGCCGGTCCTCGCCTTCGCGGGGAGGCGCACCGAACATGCCAGTCTCAGGATGTTGCATGAAGAGCGACAACTCGTTGTGGACGTACGTGACGGTCAGCTCCGCTGACGGCTCCTTCCGGGTCATTGTGGCGCTCAATGCCGTATCGGCATTTCCAGTGGAAATTACCGTGAAGCCCACGTCTGTTAATTGTTCGACGACGTGCTTAAAACTTTCTGTCAAGTTCTCGCTGCCATCGAGATAGCAGGCCGAGTAGCGGTAGTCGCTGTAGCCTCCCTGGCAAGGCGTCCAGAGAAGATCGGGCACAGCCGCGACAGCGTGCTGTACCTGCTGGAATGTGGCATCAGGCAACTGTTCAGTCACAGGTTCTCCCGGCCTGCAAGAGGAAAGGCTTAAAACTGTTAGGAAAGCGAGAAAAAGACGCATGACACCCTCTTTTTGAAGAAGCACGGATCGACATCACCGGTGTTGTGGCAGCAGCCCGAGGGCAGAGGAGTAAAGGCCATCCGCTGCAGGATGAGCGGAATACCAGAGATCAAGCAGGTGGCGCAGTTGCATAAGACGGTTGCGGTTTTCGTCAAACACCTTCTGCGGAATATCCAGCTTGAGAAACCGCTGCTTATAGGCCAGGAACCGCTCGTATTGGTACTCCATCTCGCGCAGCGTCGGCGCGTTATAGACACTGATGGACTGGTTGGCACTGGCCTTTATCCCGGTTCGGTACGCTTCGAGCGCCTGGTACAGCTTTGCCTCTGGCTGCTTGAGGATCACGTCGAGCATCTGGAGTGACTGCACCGTGTGGGTCACCTTAAACTGCGGGATCTGTGTACTCAAGAGGGTCAACTCCCCGATAAGCTTCCTGGGCTGGCCCATGGCCTGCACCGTCATCTTCTGCAACCGGGGCAGGATTTGTTCGAGCAGCAGGTTATAGACGACGTTGTTCTCGTATGTCGTGCGGAACTGCGGCACGAAGAGCGAACCCGTCACGGCCTGCTTGAGTCCCTCCTTGCCTGGGGTGGTGTCGAGCGATGACGGCACCGTCCGGATCAGCGGCATGATGGCGTCAAAGCCTGCCAGTTCGTTGGGATCCTGCGAGCCGTTCTTCACCAGGTTTTGCGCCAGGGCATTCTTCGCCAACCCCTGCCCCTGCAGGTCCTGCAGCACCTCCAGCAGGATGGGCGAGTTGTGGCCATCGGACGCATCCGGGGACTCGGTCTTCTCACCCGTGTCCTTCCAGACACGCCGCCAGGTGGCACCGACGTTGATGCCCCCCGTCCCCGCCTTCCGGTCGAACTCGTACACCTGACCCGGAATTCCCTTCTCACCGGATGACGGCACCGAATCGCCCGTGACGCGGTAGTACCGCGCCTTGACCTTCTGCATGGCCGCGAGCTTCTCCACGTCGCTCTTTTTGATGTTCGCACCCTGGAAGGTGTACACCTCGCTGAAGCGGTTGGGGTTCTTCACCACCGTGATCTGCGCCAGGGCACCCCCGAGTGAGTGTCCGGTGGCAACCAGGTCGGCGCCGTAGGCTTTCAGGGCCGGTCCGATGATCTGTTTCTCGTTCGCCTCGTACTGGGAGTAGCCCGTGTGATAGGCCGCGAGGTCGGTCATGGTGTCCAGGCCGCTCTCATTGCTCTTGGCGAACCTGGGCTCCTTGCTGGCCTGCTCGTAGGCCTTGGGGAGGAACTTGATGCCCTCGGTGCCCCGGAAGGCTACGATCGTCTTCCTACCGATCGGCTTGGGATGCCCCTTGATGGGCGTGAACACCCGCATCTGGAAGCCCCAGTAGCCGTGGATGGTGGGATGTGCCTGGTAGCCGGCAGCCTGCAGAATGCCCTGGGCCTTCTTCCCGGCCTGGCCTGAAATCTGCTTCGCGTCGTTCAGGGACGGGTCGTTGCTGTAGACGAGGTACGCGAGCTGGTTGATAAATGCGGCATAGGTCAGCTCCTGTTCTCCACCCAGCAAGGCCAGGGTTAGCTTCGCCTTCAGAGGGGCAGGGAGCTTTTTCAATGCGGCATCCGACCAGTCCCGGCCATAGTTCTGGCTGCCCAGGGCCATGACCTTCGTCCAGAACGCTTCTGGAAGATCGTGGCTGAGGGCGGTGGTGATGACGGCCTCTCCAGAACCCGGCTTGTGCAGCGCTTCAACCAAGGCAGCCGCCGTGGGTGGAGCTGTCTTCCGCTGAACCGCTGGGGAAGAGGCGCGTTGCAACGCACCGCGAGTGGAGGCAGGGCCACTGGCCTGTGGTCCGTCAGGGGTGGCTGCTTGAGGAGAGGGGGCCAGGGAGGCCAGACGTTCCCCCATCTCCTGGGCCTGCGCCTCCAGACCGGCATCGGGATCGAGGCCTGGCGCGACCTTGCCTTGCGCCTGCTGGACGGTATGGGTCGTCTCGTGCGCCAGCAGTTTGAGCCCACTCTCGCTGGTCGGGTCATACCGGTTCGCCGCGAAGTAGATGTCCTGCCCACTCGTGAACGCCTCAGCCTGCACACCCGCCGCGAGCTTGGTCGCTTCCTCGTCAGTATGCACCCGTACCCGGCTGAGGTCAGCGTTGAGGCCCGCCTCCAGATGGCGCTGCACGGCAGACGGCAGTGGTTCACCGCCTCCCTGGCGAGCCTGCACACGCTGGGTGACCGTGCCGAGGTTCGCTTCCGTATGTCGCGCCAGGGCCTCGTCCAGTTGCCGTTGTAAGCCGAGATGCGCGACCTGAAGAGCGTGCCCGTCCCGGACCTGCGCTTCCCTCGCTTCCTGCTGGCGTTGCAGGGTGACGGCCCGCTGCACGGCGGCCTGATCCTGAGGTGTCTTCGCCACTTCCGACAGCCGGGCCTGCAGAACGTCGCTGTCGGCCCCCTGCTGCACGGCACGCTGGAGGGCATCCAGGGCCAGCTCTGCCCGGACCGCCCCGGGGAGGTACCGGGCGTCACGGGTGAAGGCCGCCGTCACGGCCTGCTGGGCGGTGTGCGTGACCGCCTGACGCTGGAGAGCCGTCAGGACAGGGGGCGTGGGCAGGGATTTGGGAGCGCGCCGCTGGAGGATGGCGGCGGATTCCGGGCGAAGGCCCCGCTCTGCCAGGGCCTGGCGCGAGGCCGAAACCGCCACCTCGCTCGCCTGCACCTCGCTGGCCACCCGCTGAAGAATGGCCTGCTCGGCAATGAGCAGGTCGGCGGCGGTGAGGGCTGGAGCCATTCGGGTACGCTGCACGACCGCGGACACCGAGCGCGAGTTGGTGGTCGTGAAGGGGACAGCGGGAACTGCGGACACCTGTTCTGCCATTCGGGTCAGTGCCTGTTCGACCGGCTGCCTCTGCACCTGTTGATGCAGGGTCGGCGGGGTGAAGGCAGACACGACGCTCGCGGCTTTCTTCTTGGTGTCAAAGGTCATCGGCGCCCTCCTGCCCCCAGCCTACCTGTCCTTCTGGCTGTGCGCGAGCGAAAGTAAGCGGTGTGGCCGAGGCTTCAGATTGGTTATCCCCACGTCCGCTACCATGCTGGGGCTGAGACAAGATGCAGAAATTTTAGTACGCTAACAAAAAAGAGCGGCTGGGCCGCTCTTTTGGAGCTAGGGGCGACCGCCCAAGGCCCGGAGGTAGCTCTCGCCCATGTTGCGCGCGCTGGTCTCGGCGTAGATCTGGGTGGTGACAAGGCGCTTGTGGTGGAGGAACTTCTGCACCTAATCCAATGGCATTCCGGCGTCCAGCAGCAAGGTGGCGACGCTCGCGCGCAAGCGGTGAGGTTGTGACCCGCTTCTCGATGCCTGCTCGGTGGGCCACGTCGCGCACCATCAGGGGTGACCTGAGAATCGGAACCAAAACCTGCGCTAAGGAATTACTTTCGAGTCCGACGCCATTTTCGAACTTCTGCGTCGGCTGAGGCGTCACTCACCTCGGCGTAGCGTAAGGTGGTCTGAATGTGGCGGTGCCCCAGCCTCTTGTGGATCGTTCCTAGGCTGACGCCCCCATTGACCAGCTCCGTCGCGTGGCTGTGGCGCAACTGGTGCAGGGTGCAGGGCACACCTGCCTGAGCCGCGTACTGCTGCCAGCGCTCCTGCACACTCTGATACCGCAATGGCCCACCGCGCCCGTTCTTCTGGGCCTGAAATAGCGGCCCATGCTCGTAATCCAGTGAGCGCAGGTACTTCCGCAGCGCATTGACCAGCTTGGGGTCATCGAGCAGTACTGTCCGGCGCTGCCCCCCTTTCCCCAGCACCGTCATGTGTTCGTCGCCTTTGGCAAGATCGAGGTCATCCAGATGGATATTCAGGGCCTCACTGATTCGCAGACCCGTCTTAAAGACCAGGCGGAACAGCAAGGCGTCGCGTCTCTGATGTGCTGGAATGGCCGCGAAGATGCGCTCAAGGTCCTCCCGGCGCAGTCCTCGCGGGTGCGGTGGTGGAATGGGAGGGCGCTCCAGGTGGAGCGTCGGGTCAAGGTCCAATCGCCCGTGCTGCCTTCCCCAGCGGCAGAACCGTTCGATGGCCGTCTGTTTGCGATTCTGGGTGGAAGCAGCCCACGAGTGGGCTGCAAAATACGCTTCCAGCGCTACCGCATCCAATTTCCTGCCGTTCGCCTGGAGCCACCGCTGGAGGTGGGTCAGGTCAGCCCCGTAAGCTCGGAGGGTGACCGCGCTGCGTTTCAGCCCCATGAGGAACTGGTCGGCAGCCCTCTGGAAGTCAGTCGGGTGCATTCCTGCGATAAGTGTAAATCCGAATCAGGTTTTGAGCGTGGATTTCTGCCCTCGAATCCGCAGGCCGGAGCTTCTTTTCCTGCAATAAGGAGACTTACATCAGGAATATTCCGAATTGGTTTGCCAGTTGCTGTCTGCCTTCAATAGTCACCCGTAAACTGCGCTGCTCGGCACTGCTCTTAATCCAGTTATTGGCCTGAAGGTGATTGAATAGAGCCACTCCCAGTGCGCCCCCCAGATGAGGCCGACGCACGGTTCTATCAATGCATCGCTGGGCAAATTGACGGCGTTTTTTACGGGCTGCTTCAACGTCAATTCCCAGTTGTTGGAACCCGATTTCACCACTGTCAGTCAGGGTAAATACCTGCCCCGAAGCCAGCAGCCAGCCTTGGCTGACAAGCCAGGCTGTCAGTTGAACGCCTAACCCACCCGCCAGATGATCATAGCAACGCCTGGCCTGAAGAAATGCTGGGCCTTCCGGAAGCGCCTGTCGAACAGCTTTCTTGTGTGCTGGCGGCTCGGCAAAGCCCGCGACAACCTCCAGCAGATTTGCGACTTTACTGTCTTTCAGGGTGTAGTAACGATGACGACCAATCTGGTGAACACAAGAAACTCAGCTTTAAGCAACTGTTTCAGATGGTCACTCAGCGTCGAGGGTTGTACACCTGCAATCTGGGCCAGTTCTCCGGCAGGCAGCGCCTGCCCGTCTGCAAGGGCCAGGAGCACTGACCAGCGCATAGGTTCAGCCAGAAGCTGTCCCACTGCGGCCAGACCATATGCCTCTGGAAGTCGTTCCATACGTTGAAGGTAGCGCAGCGAACAGGCCAATGTTTCGGCCTAAGCCGAAACATCTCCGTTACCAACTCTGACACACTTTTTGAGTGAAGCAAGAACGCTGGATTATCCTCACAGCCAGTCTGGGACTCTTTCTCTCGACGCTGGATACAGGCATCATCAATATCGCGCTCCCAGTGCTAACGCAGACATTTCATGCCTCTATTTCACTGGCCGCGTGGACGGTTGCCTTTTACCTGATTGTTCTAATTGTGGCCCTGTTACCGCTAGGCCAGTGGGCTGACCGAGTAGGGCAAGTCACGGCGTTTCGACGGGGGTTGGTGGTGTTCCTGGTGGCTTCCGTTGGCTGCGCTTTGGCTTCCAGTCTGGGGTGGCTGATTGCTGCACGGGGACTGCAAGGACTGGGAGCGGCCTTCCTGC
Coding sequences:
- a CDS encoding DEAD/DEAH box helicase family protein, which produces MVFPLRLDRGTLVMREVPPALEALFVWDARSQSYRAPGMRYREIMETARAANLGLRDEAAAFSKLDLSFSRDIEPYRHQKEGLAAWKRASRRGVVVLPTGGGKTLVAQLAMRDTPRSTLICVPTLDLLHQWYAGLLAAFPDANVGVLGGGSKDDTPVLVSTYDSAAIYAEDLAGRYGLLICDECHHLPAPFKRAIAEMSLAPYRLGLSATLGRSDGREADLDELLGPVVYTAQPEDLAGQSLAAYREVIIRVRLSQHEQQRYDECIRLRNDFLRRSGIKLGSLDGWRQFILSSGTPQGRAAMLAHREARGLAYGTEGKLSVLEEIFANHPAERTLVFSDDNATAYRVGQAFLVPVITHQTPVKERHKLLERFRDGTYRVLATSRVLNEGVDVPEASVAVVLSGTATEREYIQRLGRILRKAQDKKAVLYEIITEGTSEERVSQQRRGQWQPGQRVETSVWEDLNAPH
- a CDS encoding DUF790 family protein, which produces MLPTELLMFRVKADVVEPKRLKPTTNNLKLAETLIRTSEDNVGKRRADLDEDLRALEAGRPDFKVVRGLAHLLVNGSSTLAYRS
- a CDS encoding eCIS core domain-containing protein, whose protein sequence is MTFDTKKKAASVVSAFTPPTLHQQVQRQPVEQALTRMAEQVSAVPAVPFTTTNSRSVSAVVQRTRMAPALTAADLLIAEQAILQRVASEVQASEVAVSASRQALAERGLRPESAAILQRRAPKSLPTPPVLTALQRQAVTHTAQQAVTAAFTRDARYLPGAVRAELALDALQRAVQQGADSDVLQARLSEVAKTPQDQAAVQRAVTLQRQQEAREAQVRDGHALQVAHLGLQRQLDEALARHTEANLGTVTQRVQARQGGGEPLPSAVQRHLEAGLNADLSRVRVHTDEEATKLAAGVQAEAFTSGQDIYFAANRYDPTSESGLKLLAHETTHTVQQAQGKVAPGLDPDAGLEAQAQEMGERLASLAPSPQAATPDGPQASGPASTRGALQRASSPAVQRKTAPPTAAALVEALHKPGSGEAVITTALSHDLPEAFWTKVMALGSQNYGRDWSDAALKKLPAPLKAKLTLALLGGEQELTYAAFINQLAYLVYSNDPSLNDAKQISGQAGKKAQGILQAAGYQAHPTIHGYWGFQMRVFTPIKGHPKPIGRKTIVAFRGTEGIKFLPKAYEQASKEPRFAKSNESGLDTMTDLAAYHTGYSQYEANEKQIIGPALKAYGADLVATGHSLGGALAQITVVKNPNRFSEVYTFQGANIKKSDVEKLAAMQKVKARYYRVTGDSVPSSGEKGIPGQVYEFDRKAGTGGINVGATWRRVWKDTGEKTESPDASDGHNSPILLEVLQDLQGQGLAKNALAQNLVKNGSQDPNELAGFDAIMPLIRTVPSSLDTTPGKEGLKQAVTGSLFVPQFRTTYENNVVYNLLLEQILPRLQKMTVQAMGQPRKLIGELTLLSTQIPQFKVTHTVQSLQMLDVILKQPEAKLYQALEAYRTGIKASANQSISVYNAPTLREMEYQYERFLAYKQRFLKLDIPQKVFDENRNRLMQLRHLLDLWYSAHPAADGLYSSALGLLPQHR
- a CDS encoding tyrosine-type recombinase/integrase, whose product is MHPTDFQRAADQFLMGLKRSAVTLRAYGADLTHLQRWLQANGRKLDAVALEAYFAAHSWAASTQNRKQTAIERFCRWGRQHGRLDLDPTLHLERPPIPPPHPRGLRREDLERIFAAIPAHQRRDALLFRLVFKTGLRISEALNIHLDDLDLAKGDEHMTVLGKGGQRRTVLLDDPKLVNALRKYLRSLDYEHGPLFQAQKNGRGGPLRYQSVQERWQQYAAQAGVPCTLHQLRHSHATELVNGGVSLGTIHKRLGHRHIQTTLRYAEVSDASADAEVRKWRRTRK
- a CDS encoding ArsR/SmtB family transcription factor, with amino-acid sequence MERLPEAYGLAAVGQLLAEPMRWSVLLALADGQALPAGELAQIAGVQPSTLSDHLKQLLKAEFLVFTRLVVIVTTP